A region of Roseobacter litoralis Och 149 DNA encodes the following proteins:
- the recF gene encoding DNA replication/repair protein RecF (All proteins in this family for which functions are known are DNA-binding proteins that assist the filamentation of RecA onto DNA for the initiation of recombination or recombinational repair.) encodes MALHLTELMISHFRSHRVARLMVDARPVALFGPNGAGKTNVLEAVSLLSPGRGLRRASAQDMTRRPEALGWKVSAQVTSLGQSQEIETWSEEGAARQVKINSKTAAQTALGRVSRVLWLIPSMDRLWIEGAEGRRRFLDRMTLSFEPGHADATLAYEKAMRERNRLLKNMVREPSWYQALEVQMAQAGVVIDQNRRMALRQLAAAQLDATTAFPAAELELIHNEAPLPEGESTLRDAFADSRSRDLAAGRTLIGPHRADLIGTYRAKGVAAKDCSTGEQKALLVSLILANARALAQESGAAPLLLLDEVAAHLDADRRAALYDEITALGAQAWMTGTEKSLFDTLGDDAQYFEIIDTDGASTVRPG; translated from the coding sequence GTGGCCCTGCATCTGACCGAACTGATGATCTCGCACTTCAGATCGCATCGGGTGGCACGTCTGATGGTAGACGCGCGGCCTGTCGCGCTCTTTGGGCCGAATGGTGCGGGCAAGACGAATGTCCTTGAGGCGGTTTCTCTTCTATCCCCCGGCAGAGGTCTGCGCCGCGCCAGTGCGCAGGACATGACCCGGCGGCCGGAGGCATTGGGCTGGAAGGTCTCAGCGCAAGTAACGTCGCTGGGCCAATCACAAGAGATTGAGACATGGTCCGAAGAAGGGGCCGCACGTCAGGTCAAAATCAACAGCAAAACCGCCGCACAGACCGCCTTGGGGCGCGTGTCGCGGGTATTATGGCTGATCCCCTCCATGGACCGGCTTTGGATCGAAGGGGCGGAGGGGCGTAGGCGCTTTCTGGATCGCATGACGCTGAGTTTCGAACCCGGCCATGCGGATGCAACGCTGGCGTATGAAAAGGCGATGCGGGAGCGCAACCGTTTGCTCAAGAACATGGTTCGGGAGCCGTCCTGGTATCAGGCGCTTGAGGTCCAAATGGCGCAGGCAGGCGTGGTGATTGACCAAAACCGGCGGATGGCCCTTCGCCAACTGGCGGCAGCGCAACTGGATGCGACAACCGCTTTCCCTGCCGCTGAGCTTGAGCTGATCCACAATGAAGCGCCCCTGCCGGAAGGAGAATCCACGTTACGCGACGCTTTTGCCGACAGCCGCAGTCGGGATCTTGCCGCAGGGCGTACGCTGATTGGTCCGCATCGCGCAGACCTGATTGGCACATACCGCGCCAAGGGCGTGGCGGCCAAGGATTGCTCTACAGGGGAACAGAAAGCCTTGCTGGTGTCTCTGATCCTCGCAAATGCCCGTGCGCTGGCACAGGAGTCCGGCGCAGCACCTTTGCTGTTGCTGGATGAGGTTGCCGCCCATCTGGACGCTGACAGGCGCGCAGCCCTATATGACGAAATCACGGCACTCGGCGCGCAGGCCTGGATGACGGGCACCGAAAAGAGCCTGTTTGATACGCTAGGCGATGATGCGCAGTATTTTGAGATCATCGATACCGACGGCGCCTCTACCGTGAGGCCGGGATGA
- a CDS encoding putative DNA modification/repair radical SAM protein codes for MAKLTLEQKLAILSDAAKYDASCASSGSTKRDSRGGKSLGSNEGSGICHAYAPDGRCISLLKILMTNFCIYDCTYCINRASSNVARARFSVDEVVKLTIEFYRRNYIEGLFLSSGIIRSPDATMSDMVQIARKLRKEENFRGYIHLKTIPDAAPELIEEAGLLADRLSINVEMPTDAAVRQHAPEKSPEQIRRAMADVRLRKEAAKDRTHTGRRPPRFAPAGQSTQMIIGADDATDSTVLGQSTRLYSSYKLKRVYYSAFSPIPDASAKLPLISPPLQREHRLYQADWLLRFYGFDLEEITGHRKDGNLDLDIDPKLAWALAHRGLFPLDVNTASRDLLLRIPGFGTKTVGRILSTRRHRTLRYEDLARMGASMKKAQPFITALGWTPHGLLESDTLRARFTPPPQQMSLF; via the coding sequence ATGGCAAAGTTGACACTGGAACAAAAGCTGGCGATTCTCAGCGATGCGGCAAAATATGATGCGTCCTGCGCGTCATCCGGATCCACCAAACGCGATTCGCGGGGCGGTAAAAGCCTTGGGTCGAATGAAGGCAGCGGTATCTGCCATGCCTATGCGCCGGATGGCCGGTGTATCAGCCTGTTGAAAATACTGATGACCAATTTCTGTATTTACGACTGCACGTATTGCATCAATCGCGCCTCATCCAATGTCGCGCGCGCGCGGTTTTCCGTGGATGAGGTGGTGAAACTGACCATCGAATTTTACCGTCGCAATTATATTGAGGGGTTGTTCCTGTCTTCCGGGATCATCCGCTCGCCCGACGCGACGATGTCCGATATGGTGCAAATCGCGCGTAAGCTGCGCAAGGAAGAGAACTTTCGCGGCTACATCCATCTCAAGACGATCCCCGACGCCGCACCGGAACTGATTGAAGAGGCTGGCCTGCTGGCGGATCGCCTGTCGATCAACGTCGAAATGCCCACAGATGCCGCGGTCAGACAACATGCGCCCGAAAAAAGCCCCGAGCAGATCAGGCGGGCCATGGCGGATGTGCGCCTGCGCAAAGAGGCTGCCAAGGATCGCACTCATACAGGGCGGCGCCCGCCACGATTCGCGCCCGCCGGGCAGTCCACACAAATGATTATTGGCGCGGATGATGCCACGGACAGCACTGTTTTGGGCCAATCAACGCGGCTTTATTCGAGCTACAAGCTGAAACGCGTCTATTATTCCGCCTTTTCGCCGATCCCGGATGCCTCCGCCAAACTGCCGCTGATCAGCCCTCCGCTGCAGCGCGAACACAGGCTTTATCAGGCCGATTGGCTGTTACGATTTTATGGGTTTGATCTGGAGGAAATCACGGGTCACCGCAAAGATGGTAATCTGGATCTGGATATCGATCCTAAACTGGCTTGGGCGCTGGCCCATCGTGGGCTGTTTCCCTTGGATGTGAATACGGCCAGTCGTGACTTGCTGCTGCGCATTCCGGGTTTTGGCACGAAAACCGTTGGACGTATTCTCTCAACCCGCCGCCACCGCACGCTGCGCTACGAAGATCTGGCGCGGATGGGGGCGTCGATGAAAAAGGCGCAGCCCTTCATCACGGCACTCGGGTGGACACCGCACGGATTGCTCGAGAGCGACACGCTACGCGCGCGTTTTACGCCGCCACCGCAGCAGATGAGCCTGTTCTGA
- a CDS encoding LysE family translocator produces MTISIPDLLLYAGALVILFLTPGPVWLALMARALSGGFAAAWPLAFGVAVGDILWPLVAVLGISWILSVFDVFMAVLRWVACGVFIVMGIALIRHARQSISADSRLTKPGVPAGFAAGVIAILGNPKAVLFYMGVLPGFFDLRDVTAVDVTVIIAASVCIPLIGNLILAACVGRIRSIITRPRTLERINIISGVLLILVGVLIPVL; encoded by the coding sequence ATGACGATCTCTATTCCCGACCTGCTGCTATACGCAGGCGCGCTGGTCATTTTGTTTCTCACGCCGGGGCCGGTTTGGCTGGCACTCATGGCGCGTGCACTGTCCGGCGGGTTTGCAGCAGCCTGGCCGCTGGCATTTGGCGTCGCCGTGGGGGACATCCTCTGGCCTTTGGTGGCGGTGCTGGGCATTTCATGGATCTTATCGGTTTTCGACGTGTTCATGGCGGTGCTGCGGTGGGTAGCTTGCGGCGTGTTCATCGTGATGGGCATCGCGCTGATCCGGCACGCGCGGCAATCCATCAGCGCTGACAGCCGACTGACCAAACCCGGCGTTCCGGCAGGCTTTGCCGCAGGTGTCATTGCCATCCTCGGCAATCCCAAGGCCGTCTTGTTCTACATGGGCGTACTGCCCGGTTTTTTTGATTTGCGCGATGTAACGGCTGTTGATGTCACTGTCATCATCGCCGCGTCGGTGTGTATTCCGCTGATTGGCAATCTGATATTGGCGGCCTGCGTCGGGCGCATCCGCAGCATCATAACACGGCCTCGGACACTGGAACGGATCAATATCATCTCTGGCGTGTTGCTTATTCTGGTGGGTGTGTTGATCCCGGTATTATGA
- the dnaN gene encoding DNA polymerase III subunit beta, whose protein sequence is MKISIERAALLKAVSQAQSVVERRNTIPILANVLIEAEGSDVSFRATDLDIEVVDKAPAQVERAGATTVSATTLHEIVRKLPDGALVTLTADSATGRLTVEAGRSNFSLATLPKEDFPVMATSEYQSNFSAKAPVLRRLFDKSKFAISTEETRYYLNGVYMHVADAEGGRVLRCVATDGHRLARIDADLPEDANDMPGVIVPRKTVGELRKLLDNDEMTIAVSVSETKVRFATPDITLTSKVIDGTFPDYTRVIPQGNTRKLEVDAADFARAVDRVATVSSERSRAVKLQLDEDRLVLSVNAPDSGAAEEELAVAYADERLEIGFNAKYLLEIASQVDRENAVFLFNSSGDPTLMREGNDLSAVYVVMPMRV, encoded by the coding sequence ATGAAAATCAGCATCGAACGCGCGGCCCTGCTCAAAGCGGTGTCTCAGGCACAGTCGGTTGTGGAGCGGCGCAACACTATCCCGATTCTGGCCAATGTGCTGATCGAAGCCGAAGGCAGCGACGTCAGCTTTCGCGCCACCGACCTTGACATCGAAGTTGTCGACAAGGCGCCCGCACAGGTGGAACGCGCAGGCGCGACGACCGTTTCCGCGACGACATTGCACGAGATCGTGCGCAAGTTGCCGGATGGCGCACTTGTGACGTTGACCGCCGATAGCGCAACGGGCCGCCTGACGGTTGAGGCCGGACGGTCAAACTTTTCGCTGGCGACACTGCCCAAAGAAGACTTCCCAGTGATGGCCACGTCTGAGTATCAGTCGAATTTTTCCGCAAAAGCACCTGTGCTGCGGCGTCTTTTTGACAAGTCGAAGTTTGCGATCTCTACCGAAGAGACGCGGTACTATCTGAATGGCGTCTACATGCATGTAGCTGATGCGGAGGGCGGGCGTGTTTTGCGCTGCGTGGCAACCGACGGACACAGGCTGGCGCGCATTGATGCGGACCTGCCAGAGGACGCCAACGATATGCCGGGCGTGATCGTCCCGCGCAAAACGGTCGGAGAGTTGCGCAAACTGCTCGACAACGACGAAATGACGATTGCGGTCTCTGTGTCGGAAACCAAAGTGCGCTTTGCAACGCCCGACATTACCCTGACGTCCAAGGTGATCGACGGGACCTTCCCTGATTACACGCGGGTCATTCCGCAGGGCAACACGCGCAAGCTTGAAGTGGATGCGGCGGATTTTGCCCGTGCCGTGGACCGGGTGGCGACGGTAAGTTCTGAACGCTCGCGGGCGGTCAAGCTGCAGTTGGACGAAGACCGGCTGGTCCTTTCCGTTAACGCGCCAGACAGTGGTGCCGCCGAAGAGGAACTGGCCGTGGCTTACGCCGATGAACGGCTGGAGATCGGGTTTAACGCGAAATACCTGCTGGAAATTGCCAGTCAGGTTGATCGCGAAAATGCTGTCTTTCTGTTCAATTCATCAGGTGATCCGACATTGATGCGGGAGGGCAACGATCTGTCTGCCGTTTATGTCGTCATGCCGATGCGCGTCTGA
- the dnaA gene encoding chromosomal replication initiator protein DnaA has product MTKEQWGQLRQRLLKTVGQNNYKNWIEPIEFGNTQDGVATFDVPTNFLGNYVSQNFADLILHEVRQENPTVRRLRFAVPSHVNSTATPPRTGQSNAPRGAAPKTPRSGLSTAPLDARFTFDNFIVGKPNELAHAAAKRVAEGGPVTFNPLFLYGGVGLGKTHLMHAIAHDLRLRRPEINVLYLSAEQFMYRFVQALRDRKMMDFKEIFRSVDVLMVDDVQFIAGKGSTQEEFFHTFNALVDQNKQIIISGDRAPGEIKDMEERVKSRLQCGLVVDLHPTDYELRLGILQSKVEQQRKNYPGLDISDGVLEFLAHRISTNVRVLEGALTRLCAFASLVGREIDMELTQDCLSDVLRASERKITVEEIQRKVSDHYNIRLSDMIGPKRLRSYARPRQVAMYLSKKMTSRSLPEIGRRFGGRDHTTVMHGVKRIEELKIQDGQIAEDLELLRRALEE; this is encoded by the coding sequence ATGACGAAAGAACAATGGGGTCAGTTAAGGCAGAGACTGCTCAAGACGGTGGGTCAGAACAATTATAAAAATTGGATCGAGCCGATTGAATTCGGGAACACGCAGGACGGGGTTGCAACCTTCGATGTGCCGACAAACTTTCTGGGAAACTATGTCAGCCAGAATTTCGCAGATTTGATCCTGCATGAAGTGCGACAGGAGAACCCCACTGTGCGGCGCTTGCGCTTTGCGGTGCCCTCGCATGTGAACTCCACGGCAACGCCTCCGCGGACCGGACAGTCGAACGCCCCCCGTGGTGCGGCTCCAAAAACGCCGCGCAGCGGGTTGAGCACTGCGCCGCTGGATGCGCGGTTCACATTTGATAATTTCATTGTCGGCAAGCCAAATGAATTGGCCCATGCCGCCGCAAAGCGCGTTGCCGAAGGCGGGCCCGTTACGTTCAACCCTTTGTTTCTTTATGGCGGCGTTGGGTTGGGTAAAACCCACCTGATGCATGCTATTGCGCATGATTTGCGTTTGCGCAGACCCGAAATAAACGTGCTTTATCTGTCCGCCGAACAGTTCATGTACCGCTTTGTGCAAGCGCTGCGGGACCGTAAAATGATGGATTTCAAGGAAATATTCCGATCCGTTGATGTGCTGATGGTGGATGATGTCCAGTTTATCGCGGGCAAAGGCAGCACGCAGGAAGAGTTCTTTCACACGTTCAACGCGTTGGTGGATCAGAACAAACAGATCATTATCTCGGGCGACCGCGCGCCGGGTGAAATCAAGGACATGGAAGAGCGGGTGAAATCACGCCTTCAATGTGGGCTTGTGGTCGATCTGCACCCGACAGACTACGAATTGCGGCTTGGCATTCTGCAAAGCAAGGTGGAACAGCAACGCAAAAACTACCCCGGCCTTGATATATCGGATGGGGTGCTGGAGTTCCTTGCGCATCGGATTTCGACGAATGTGCGGGTGCTTGAAGGCGCGCTGACACGGCTCTGTGCCTTTGCATCGCTCGTAGGTCGTGAGATCGACATGGAACTGACGCAGGATTGCCTGTCTGACGTGCTGCGCGCATCGGAGCGCAAGATCACCGTCGAGGAAATCCAGCGCAAAGTCTCGGATCATTACAACATCCGCCTGTCGGACATGATCGGGCCCAAGCGGTTGCGGTCTTATGCGCGGCCCCGGCAGGTTGCGATGTATCTGAGCAAAAAGATGACGTCGCGGTCCTTGCCTGAGATCGGTCGCCGCTTTGGCGGGCGCGATCACACGACGGTCATGCACGGCGTAAAACGCATCGAAGAGCTCAAGATTCAGGACGGTCAGATCGCCGAAGACCTCGAATTGCTGCGCCGCGCCCTCGAAGAGTGA
- the gyrB gene encoding DNA topoisomerase (ATP-hydrolyzing) subunit B — MSENEQAPEEYGANSIKVLKGLEAVRKRPGMYIGDTDDGSGLHHMVYEVVDNGIDEALAGHADAVTVKIHADSSISVSDNGRGIPVGIHEEEGVSAAEVIMTQLHAGGKFDSNSYKVSGGLHGVGVSVVNALSDWLELRIWREGKEHVARFEGGFTVDHLKVVGDTDRTGTEVRFMASTDTFSNLEYSFETLEKRLRELAFLNSGVRIILIDERPAEELRSELFYEGGVKEFVKYLDRSKSSVMPEPIFITGEKDDIGVEVAMWWNDSYHENVLPFTNNIPQRDGGTHMAGFRGALTRTINNYAQSSGIARKEKVSFTGDDAREGLTCVLSVKVPDPKFSSQTKDKLVSSEVRPAVEGLVNEKLAEWFEENPSEAKIVVGKIIEAAHAREAARKARDLTRRKTAMDVNFLAGKLKDCSEKDPSKTEVFLVEGDSAGGSAQTGRDRQTQAILPLKGKILNVERARFDRMLGSQEIGNLVMALGTGIGRDEFNIDKLRYHKIVIMTDADVDGAHIRTLLLTFFYRQMPQLIEQGHLYIAQPPLYKVSRGKSEVYLKDEAAMEEYLVQQGIDGAMLRQGNNEEISGADLARVVELARQMRRVLDAFPTHYPRHILEQAAIAGAFTPGAVDADLQGVADKVAARLNLIALEYERGWQGRITQDHGIRLARILRGVEEVRTLDGRILRGGEASRSGSFTEHLQEVYNLPATLVRKDRTQLIHGPMDLLNAILQEGEKGLSLQRYKGLGEMNPDQLWETTLDPDARTLLQVKVDDMAEADDLFTKLMGDVVEPRREFIQQNALSVENLDF, encoded by the coding sequence ATGTCCGAAAACGAGCAAGCCCCCGAAGAATATGGTGCAAATTCCATCAAGGTTCTCAAGGGGTTAGAAGCCGTCCGAAAACGCCCCGGCATGTACATTGGGGATACCGACGATGGCTCCGGCTTGCACCATATGGTTTATGAGGTCGTTGATAACGGGATCGACGAAGCTTTGGCGGGGCATGCGGACGCTGTGACCGTTAAAATTCATGCGGACAGTTCGATTTCGGTCTCTGACAATGGGCGCGGTATTCCCGTGGGTATCCACGAAGAAGAAGGCGTTTCCGCAGCCGAAGTTATCATGACGCAACTGCATGCTGGCGGGAAGTTTGACAGCAACTCGTATAAAGTATCCGGGGGTCTGCATGGCGTTGGCGTGTCGGTTGTGAACGCGCTGTCTGACTGGCTGGAGCTGCGCATCTGGCGCGAGGGAAAAGAGCATGTGGCCCGCTTTGAAGGGGGGTTCACCGTCGACCACCTCAAGGTTGTCGGCGACACCGACCGCACAGGCACCGAGGTCCGGTTCATGGCTTCGACCGATACGTTTTCAAATCTCGAATATTCGTTTGAGACGCTGGAAAAGCGCCTGCGCGAACTGGCCTTTCTGAATTCCGGTGTGCGGATTATTCTGATCGATGAACGCCCTGCAGAAGAACTGCGGTCTGAGCTGTTTTACGAGGGTGGCGTCAAGGAATTCGTCAAATACCTCGATCGCTCGAAATCTTCGGTCATGCCGGAGCCGATTTTCATCACCGGTGAAAAAGACGACATCGGCGTCGAAGTCGCCATGTGGTGGAACGACAGCTATCACGAAAACGTCCTGCCGTTTACGAACAACATCCCGCAACGCGACGGTGGCACCCATATGGCGGGCTTTCGCGGGGCGCTGACACGCACGATCAACAATTATGCGCAGTCCTCGGGTATCGCGCGCAAGGAAAAGGTCAGCTTTACCGGCGATGATGCGCGCGAGGGGTTGACCTGCGTGCTGTCGGTCAAGGTGCCTGATCCCAAGTTCTCGTCGCAGACCAAGGACAAGCTTGTGTCCTCCGAAGTGCGCCCCGCCGTCGAGGGACTGGTCAACGAAAAGCTGGCTGAATGGTTCGAAGAGAACCCCAGCGAGGCCAAGATCGTCGTGGGCAAGATCATTGAAGCGGCGCACGCGCGCGAAGCGGCCCGCAAGGCACGTGACCTCACGCGTCGCAAAACGGCGATGGATGTGAACTTTCTGGCCGGAAAGCTCAAGGATTGTTCCGAAAAGGACCCCTCCAAAACCGAAGTTTTCCTTGTTGAGGGGGACTCAGCTGGAGGTTCTGCGCAGACAGGCCGCGACCGCCAGACGCAGGCGATCCTGCCGCTGAAGGGTAAAATCCTGAACGTGGAACGTGCGCGCTTTGACCGGATGCTGGGCAGTCAGGAGATTGGCAACCTCGTGATGGCGCTTGGCACAGGGATCGGTCGCGACGAGTTCAACATCGACAAATTGCGCTACCACAAGATCGTCATCATGACGGACGCTGACGTGGATGGCGCGCATATCCGGACGTTGCTGCTGACCTTCTTTTACCGGCAGATGCCGCAGTTGATCGAACAGGGGCACCTCTATATCGCGCAGCCGCCGCTTTATAAAGTCAGCCGTGGCAAGTCCGAGGTCTACCTCAAGGATGAGGCCGCGATGGAGGAATACCTGGTCCAGCAGGGGATTGATGGCGCGATGCTGCGTCAGGGCAATAACGAAGAAATCTCCGGTGCAGACCTCGCCCGCGTGGTTGAACTGGCCCGCCAGATGCGCCGTGTGCTTGACGCTTTCCCGACACATTACCCGCGCCACATTTTGGAACAGGCCGCGATTGCGGGTGCCTTTACACCCGGTGCCGTGGATGCAGACCTGCAGGGCGTGGCGGACAAGGTCGCGGCACGGCTGAACCTCATTGCGCTTGAATACGAACGGGGCTGGCAAGGGCGCATCACGCAGGATCACGGCATCCGTCTGGCGCGTATCCTGCGCGGAGTTGAAGAAGTTCGCACACTGGACGGGCGCATCCTGCGCGGCGGTGAAGCCAGCCGCAGTGGTTCCTTCACAGAGCACCTGCAGGAGGTCTATAACCTGCCCGCGACATTGGTGCGCAAGGATCGGACACAATTGATCCATGGTCCGATGGACCTGTTGAATGCCATTCTGCAAGAAGGCGAAAAAGGGCTATCCCTGCAACGCTACAAGGGTTTGGGTGAAATGAACCCGGACCAGCTATGGGAAACCACACTGGACCCCGACGCGCGCACACTGTTGCAGGTCAAGGTCGACGATATGGCCGAGGCGGACGATCTCTTTACCAAACTCATGGGCGATGTTGTCGAACCCCGCCGCGAGTTCATTCAGCAAAACGCACTAAGCGTCGAGAACCTCGATTTCTAA
- a CDS encoding thioredoxin family protein, protein MDRRHFLFLTAGAVALPFAANAAPLAYKPGLVEKHLKAGDTVFLDFKASWCSTCAAQERVINALKAENPEYEAKITFIDVDWDDHGKSDLVKRMNIPRRSTLVVLKGDQEVGRIVAQTGTSQIKALMDSALGAATA, encoded by the coding sequence ATGGATCGTCGTCATTTTCTTTTTCTGACCGCAGGGGCCGTTGCGCTGCCGTTTGCCGCAAATGCTGCCCCGCTTGCCTATAAGCCGGGTCTCGTAGAAAAGCACCTGAAGGCCGGAGACACCGTATTTCTGGATTTCAAAGCCAGCTGGTGCAGCACCTGCGCGGCACAAGAGCGGGTCATCAATGCGCTGAAAGCGGAAAACCCCGAATACGAGGCCAAAATCACCTTCATCGACGTGGATTGGGATGACCACGGCAAATCGGATCTGGTCAAACGTATGAACATCCCGCGCCGCTCAACGCTTGTGGTGCTGAAAGGTGATCAGGAGGTGGGGCGCATCGTGGCGCAGACCGGCACATCACAGATCAAGGCCTTGATGGATTCCGCTTTGGGCGCAGCCACTGCCTGA
- a CDS encoding cytochrome c biogenesis CcdA family protein, with the protein MELLFAYGAGLLTLINPCVVPVLPIVIASAFQSSRFGPVALSGGLSLSFVTLGVGVTAFGQALGVDIDTISKIGAGLMVLFGLALLVPQAGAVMAGATAGLSSQADARIDTLDRGGLRGQFLGGLLLGAVWSPCIGPTLGGAISLASQGEGLLRATTIMVFFAAGVSTLILGLAYGTRGAVGRYNTQLRALALRSRPILGVAFVAVGLGLLFNVHHMIEAWMIGVLPAWLIDLSVSL; encoded by the coding sequence ATGGAACTTTTATTTGCATATGGAGCGGGTCTGCTGACCCTGATCAACCCCTGCGTCGTGCCGGTCTTGCCCATCGTCATCGCCAGCGCCTTTCAGTCCAGCCGTTTTGGGCCGGTCGCCCTGTCAGGAGGGTTGAGCCTGTCGTTCGTGACCTTGGGCGTGGGCGTCACGGCCTTTGGACAGGCGCTTGGGGTCGACATCGATACGATCTCAAAGATCGGGGCTGGGTTGATGGTGCTATTCGGTCTTGCGCTGCTGGTGCCACAGGCCGGGGCGGTCATGGCTGGGGCCACGGCGGGCCTGTCGTCGCAGGCTGATGCACGCATCGACACGCTGGATCGCGGCGGACTGCGCGGGCAATTTCTCGGCGGGTTGCTGCTCGGCGCGGTGTGGAGCCCTTGCATCGGTCCAACGCTGGGGGGTGCCATCTCGCTTGCGTCACAGGGTGAAGGGTTGCTGCGCGCGACCACCATCATGGTGTTCTTTGCCGCCGGTGTTTCGACCCTGATCCTTGGCCTTGCCTACGGCACACGCGGTGCTGTTGGGCGCTATAATACACAACTGCGCGCCCTTGCGTTGCGCAGCCGACCCATTCTAGGCGTGGCATTCGTCGCCGTTGGACTGGGCCTTTTGTTCAACGTGCACCACATGATCGAAGCCTGGATGATCGGCGTTCTGCCAGCTTGGCTGATCGACCTTTCCGTTTCACTGTAA